The nucleotide sequence GCTCAGCATCGCCGTTACAATCTTCTGGATCGTCGGCGTGACGAACGCACTGAACTTGATCGACGGTTTGGACGGACTGGCAGCGGGCGTATCCGCCATTGCCATCGCGACTATGCTTGTGCTGGCTATTATGATGGGCAATGTAACGGTTATTTTGCTCAGTACGATATTGCTTGGCAGCATCATCGGATTTTTGTTCTTCAATTTTCATCCGGCCAAGATCTTCATGGGGGACTCTGGCGCGCTGTTTCTCGGCTTTAGCTTGGCGGTGCTATCTGTGCTCGGATTTAAGCAAGCGGTATTCGTCTCCTACATCGTGCCATTGGCCATGTTAGGCGTTCCGCTTTCGGATACGTTCTTCGCCATTGTGCGGCGGTTGGTGAATCGGACGCCGATATCGGTAGCGGACAAAAGCCATTTGCACCATTGCATTCTGCAGCTCGGCTTCAGCCACCGCATGACCGTACTGATGATTTATGCGATTGCTGTTTTCTTCGGCGGTGTAGCTGTCTTGCTTTCGCAGACAACAGCATTGTGGTTGACCGTATTGATCGTAGCCGTGCTGCTTGTAGTGCTGGAAATTGGCGCCGAGGCTATTGGCATTATCAGCAAAGGCAAAAAACCGGTGCTCCACTTCCTGCGCACCTTCGGGACGCGAATGCTGAAGTAAGTGGCGGCGTCCAAACTGTGCAGCCGTTGTGGCGTGTGACAGTGAACGAGGTGGTATGGGGACTTGATAGGTCCTTACCTAACTAGTGAAT is from Xylanibacillus composti and encodes:
- a CDS encoding glycosyltransferase family 4 protein; protein product: MIYLYSLAFVAALIIALVLTPAVKHFAVWVGAVDAPNHRKVHTRIMPRLGGLAIFIAFIAAFFMISPVLDNYKQNAAWALVVGGSIVVLVGALDDRFQLSPKVKLLGQLIAAVIAVIGFDLRVDLVNLPFGDAMSISMEWLSIAVTIFWIVGVTNALNLIDGLDGLAAGVSAIAIATMLVLAIMMGNVTVILLSTILLGSIIGFLFFNFHPAKIFMGDSGALFLGFSLAVLSVLGFKQAVFVSYIVPLAMLGVPLSDTFFAIVRRLVNRTPISVADKSHLHHCILQLGFSHRMTVLMIYAIAVFFGGVAVLLSQTTALWLTVLIVAVLLVVLEIGAEAIGIISKGKKPVLHFLRTFGTRMLK